GTTCCGACGACATATCACGGATTGGGAGTTGGATCGTTACTTCGAAATCATCTAACGGCCCCCTTTCTGTCACCGATATCGGTGCAACTGATCAGGAGCCGCGAACACCGCACACCGTGCGTGTTGCCGGGAGAGGAAGATGGTAATGCAGCAGACAATTTCTCCAGTGGATGGATCAGTCTACGTGGAGCGAGAGCTGGCCGACGTCGGGACAATTGAATTGGCCCTGGGCCGTGCAGTAGCTGCACAACGCGCCTGGCGTGAGGTATCGGTCGCAGACCGGTGCCGGTATTGCGCGGCGATGGTCGATGCCTTTGTCGCGCGTCGTGATGCGTTGAGCGAAGAACTCAGCTGGCAGATGGGGCGGCCGATTAGTCAGGCCGGAGGGGAGATTGGTGGCTTCGAGGAGCGTGCACGCACCATGATTCGCCTTGCCGAGTCGGCGTTGGCACCGATCTCGTTGGCGAACAAACCCGGGTTCACGCGTTACATCACTCGCGAGCCGCTGGGGGTGTCGTTGATCGTGGCACCGTGGAATTTCCCTTTCATGACCGCGGTGAATGCCGTGGTACCGGCGATCCTCGCCGGCAATGCGGTAATTCTCAAACACTCTGCCCAGACACCATTGTGTGCCGAACGCATGGCTGAAGCCTTTGACGCGGCAGGACTTCCCGAAGGGGTATTCCAGTTTCTGCATATGAGCCACAGCGCAACGGAGGCATTGATACGCGACCCGCGTATTGACCATGTGTCCTTTACCGGCTCGGTGGCCGGCGGCGAGATGGTCGAGCGCAATGCCCAGGGGCGCTTCATCGCCACCGCCCTGGAACTGGGTGGCAAGGATCCGGCTTATATCCGTGCCGATGTCGATCTCGATGCGGCGGTGGATGGAGTGATGGACGGCGCCTTCTTCAACTCGGGGCAGAGTTGCTGTGGTATCGAACGCATCTATGTCCACCGGGATATTCATGATGCCTTTGTCGAACGTGCCGTGGACTGGCTGCGGCAACTCAGGCTGGGAAACCCAACCGACCCAACCACAACGCTGGGACCGCTGGTCAAACCCGCAGCGGCAGATTTCGTGCGTGGCCAGATCGAGGAGGCGGTTGCGGCAGGAGCACGGGCCTGGATCGACCCCGGTGATTACCCATTGTCGGTACCGGGGAGTGCCTACCTGGCACCACAGTTACTGACCGGCGTCGACCATTCGATGCGGGTGATGCATGAAGAGAGCTTCGGGCCAGTGGTTGGTATCATGCCTGTTGTAGATGATGACAGCGCGGTGGCGTTGATGAATGACAGTGAATTCGGCCTGACAGCCGCGGTATTCACCCGTGATCTCGAGGTAGGCGAAGCTCTGGCACGACGCCTGCAGGCCGGCACCGTCTTCACCAATCGCTGCGACTATCTTGACCCGGAACTGGCCTGGACAGGTATCAAGCAGTCGGGACGTGGCTGCTCGTTGTCACGCCTTGGTTTCGACACCCTGACCCGCCCCAAATCCTTCCATCTCAAACACGCCTGAGGTGATCATGAGTGATATCTCCTGTTACGCCACCAACTGGAACTATCCGTCGTCGATCCTCTGCGGAGCTGGCCGTATTACCGAGCTGGCGGATCAATGCCGCGAACTGGGTATGGCATCGCCATTGCTGGTGACGGACCCTGGGCTGGCGGCCTTGCCGATGCTCGGCGATGTGATCGAGCAGTGCCGTGAGCGAGGCGTCACCGTAGCAGTATTCAGCAATATCAAGGGCAACCCCACCGGAGCCAATGTGATCGACGGCGTCGAGGTCTTCCGGCGTGGCGGCCATGACGGCGTGATCGCTTTCGGTGGCGGCTCGGGACTGGATGCTGCCAAGGCCATTGCCTTGATGGCCAACCAACGCGAAGGTCTGTCGCTGTGGTCTCTCGAGGATGTGGGTGACAACTGGAAGAATGCTGACGCCGGCGCTATCGTCCCGGTCGTGGCGGTGCCGACCACAGCGGGCACTGGTTCGGAGGTCGGGCGTGCATCGGTGATCACCGACGATAGTGCCCACGTAAAGCGAATCATCTTCCACCCAGGCATGGTACCGGCGCGGGTCATCCTCGACCCAACCCTGACCGTAGGCCTGCCCCCTGCGGTGACCGCAGCTACGGGCATGGACGCGCTGTCTCATTGCCTTGAGGCGTGGTGCGCTCCCACCTACCATCCCATGGCCGAAGG
This Halomonas huangheensis DNA region includes the following protein-coding sequences:
- a CDS encoding aldehyde dehydrogenase family protein, encoding MVMQQTISPVDGSVYVERELADVGTIELALGRAVAAQRAWREVSVADRCRYCAAMVDAFVARRDALSEELSWQMGRPISQAGGEIGGFEERARTMIRLAESALAPISLANKPGFTRYITREPLGVSLIVAPWNFPFMTAVNAVVPAILAGNAVILKHSAQTPLCAERMAEAFDAAGLPEGVFQFLHMSHSATEALIRDPRIDHVSFTGSVAGGEMVERNAQGRFIATALELGGKDPAYIRADVDLDAAVDGVMDGAFFNSGQSCCGIERIYVHRDIHDAFVERAVDWLRQLRLGNPTDPTTTLGPLVKPAAADFVRGQIEEAVAAGARAWIDPGDYPLSVPGSAYLAPQLLTGVDHSMRVMHEESFGPVVGIMPVVDDDSAVALMNDSEFGLTAAVFTRDLEVGEALARRLQAGTVFTNRCDYLDPELAWTGIKQSGRGCSLSRLGFDTLTRPKSFHLKHA
- a CDS encoding iron-containing alcohol dehydrogenase; amino-acid sequence: MSDISCYATNWNYPSSILCGAGRITELADQCRELGMASPLLVTDPGLAALPMLGDVIEQCRERGVTVAVFSNIKGNPTGANVIDGVEVFRRGGHDGVIAFGGGSGLDAAKAIALMANQREGLSLWSLEDVGDNWKNADAGAIVPVVAVPTTAGTGSEVGRASVITDDSAHVKRIIFHPGMVPARVILDPTLTVGLPPAVTAATGMDALSHCLEAWCAPTYHPMAEGIAVEGMRRVRDYLPRAWHDGEDLEARLNMLVASSMGATAFQRGLGAMHALAHPLGALFDAHHGTLNAILMPYVLKANERAIGEQMVRLGRYLDLRQPGTGAVIDWVLDMRERLQIPHALSALGIDDNQAEKVGEMAVADPSSATNPIAFDADGYRDIFLAALNARL